The Peptoanaerobacter stomatis genome includes the window GCTTCAGTGCCAAATTCTCACCTTCTTTATTGATTTAGAATTTTTTTTATCTTTATCAAACATGAGCTTATTATTTGAGATATTCTTGATTCAGATACACCTACTATCTCTGATATTTCTTTATACGTTAAATTTTCATAATAATATAAATTTATTACCAATTTTTCTTTTTCTTTTAATGTGTCTATGGCTTTTGCAAGCTCTTTTATAGTATCTTTATATATTAAATTTTCTTCAGGAGAGTTTTCTTTTTTATCATCCATTATTTGTAATTTATAATTTTCTGTTATCTCATCTTCTATAGAAACTATATTATATGTGGTAGTTTCTTCAAATAACTCATCCACTTCTTTTAAACTTATTTGCATATACTCAGATATCTCTTGTCTTGTTGCTTCTCTACCTAATTGTGACTCTAATTTTTCTATTGTTGTATTCAAAGTCTTCATTTTTTTTCTTATGCTTCTTGGAATCCAATCCAAGTTTCTTATCTGATCTATAATTTCCCCTCTTATCCTTATAGAAGCATATGTTTCAAATTTTATATTTTTTGTATAATCATATTTATCTATAGCATCTATAAGCCCTATTACGCCATATCCCATAAGATCATCATATTCTATTTTTTGGGCATAATAATTAAAAAGCTTTCCGGAAACTATTTTAACAAGTCCTATATAATTTGTTATTATCTCTTCTTTCAATTGTTTCTTTTTTAATTCATCCGTTTCTTTTTCATATAGAAACCAAATACTAGCATTTTCATTCAATTATGCCAACCTCCTGTTTCAAAATATAAACTTCAGCATCAAAAAAACAGAAAGAGTCCAAAATAATAAACCTCGTCAAATATTCATATATCTAAAAATCTTGACCATTTGATCTATTAAAATCTATTTCGTCAAATTCATAATTTTCTTTTTCTTGACTTGATGAATTATTATCAATATAATTTGATGTATTTTCTATATTTTTGCTTTCCGGATTTTCTTTTAATAAATCTTTTATTTCATCTTCAC containing:
- a CDS encoding sigma-70 family RNA polymerase sigma factor, whose translation is MNENASIWFLYEKETDELKKKQLKEEIITNYIGLVKIVSGKLFNYYAQKIEYDDLMGYGVIGLIDAIDKYDYTKNIKFETYASIRIRGEIIDQIRNLDWIPRSIRKKMKTLNTTIEKLESQLGREATRQEISEYMQISLKEVDELFEETTTYNIVSIEDEITENYKLQIMDDKKENSPEENLIYKDTIKELAKAIDTLKEKEKLVINLYYYENLTYKEISEIVGVSESRISQIISSCLIKIKKILNQ